The segment AATCGCAGATAGAGCCGCTAAAATGTACGATAAGCTGCGTTTATTTATCGATGATATGCAAGTATTGGGCTCGAGTTTAGAGAAAGCAAATCATACTTATTCTTCAGCAATGAAGCGCCTTGCTGAAGGCCGAGGTAATTTGCTTGCTCAAGCGGAAAGTTTTAAAGAGTTAGGTGTGGAAGTTAAGCAATCTATAGACCCTCAGCTAGCTGAGCGGGCTGACAAGTCTAATTGTGCGGAATCTTAGAGTTATAATAGGGTTTTCACTCAAAGGCTGGTACACTTCACAAAAAAGTTTGAACGATTAACAGGCATAATAGAAATGACCGAACCAACAAAAGAAACCATCGATTTTGGTTTCCGTACTGTAGAGAAAGAAGAAAAAGCTGGCCTAGTCGCAAATGTTTTTCACTCTGTAGCCTCTAAATATGACCTGATGAATGACTTAATGTCTTTTGGTATTCATCGTATCTGGAAACGTTTCACAATTGAAGCGAGTGGTGTGCGTCGCAATCAACGCGTACTTGATCTTGCTGGTGGAACTGGTGACCTCACTGCAAAATTCTCTCGCCTTGTGGGTGAAAAAGGTGAAGTGGTTCTCGCAGATATTAACGATTCAATGTTAAAAATGGGACGCGAGAAACTGCGCGATTTAGGCATTGTCGGTAATGTTAATTACGTTCAAGCTAACGCAGAAGAGTTGCCATTCCCTGATAACTATTTTGACTGTATTACCATCTCTTTTGGTTTACGTAACGTCACCGATAAAGATAAAGCATTACGCTCCATGTTCCGTGTATTGAAGCCGGGTGGACGCCTATTAGTGCTTGAGTTCTCTAAACCAATTCTTGAACCACTGAACAAAGCTTACGATGCTTACTCATTCCATATTTTACCGCGTATTGGTCAAGTGATTGTGAATGATCCTGAAAGCTATCGTTACCTAGCTGAATCTATCCGTATGCACCCAAATCAAGAAACCTTGAAAGGGATGATGGAAAACGCAGGTTTTGAGCAAGTCTCTTATGACAATATGACCGGTGGTATTGTTGCATTACATAAAGGGTTTAAATTCTAAGATGGAAGCACCATCAGCGCATATTGAAAATCCTAATACTGTTTTGTATTCCTTGATGACGGCATTAATGGAAACTTCCTTGAACCACATGTTGTTCAAGGAAAAAGTCCTGCAACCTGCAAGAATGCGTTTAGCAGGTAAAGTGATGGGGATTGAGCTTAAAGAGCTGAATAAAACTCTGACGCTTATTTTTGCTGAAAATCATGTTGATGTATTAAGTGAATGGCAAGAACCTGCAGATTGCACTATCAAAACGTCACTGTTTACATTGATTAAGTTGAAAGATAAGCAGCAGCTTTCACAACTCATCAATAATGGTGACATTGTGATTGAAGGCGATATGCAAATTGTTCAACACTGGTCTTCATTACTGGATTTAGCTATCTGGAACCCGGCTCATTATTTATCTCCTTATATTGGTGATGTTGCGGCAGAAGGCATCAGTAAAGTGTTGGGTAAAGGGGCTTGCCTCGCGTCTCGTTTAGTCAGTCGCCAAAAAACATACGTTAAAGACATTATTCTGGAAGAGTGGAAAATGGCGCCAAGCCAGCTGGAATTAGTGCATTTTAGCGATGAAGTTGAGCAGGTTTCAAATTCAATGAGTCAGTTAGAACAACGACTCAATCAGTTGGAGGAGAAGAATGACTCCCGGTGAAATAAAACGTCTTTACTTCATTATTCGGGTATTTCTCTCTTATGGACTAGATGAGCTGATCCCTAAAATTAAGCTGACATTGCCTTTAAGAATTGGGCGGTTAGGTTTTTTTTGGATCAAAAACAGACACAAAGATAAAGATCTTGGTGAACGACTGCGCTTAGCATTACAAGAATTAGGGCCGGTTTGGATCAAATTTGGTCAAATGCTTTCGACTCGCCGAGATTTATTCCCTCCTGCAATTGCTGACCAGCTGTCATTATTACAAGACAAAGTGGCGAGTTTCGATGGTAAATTAGCCCGTCGTTATATTGAGGAGTCACTCGGTGGTCCATTAGAACAATGGTTTGATAACTTTGATGAGCAAGCTCTTGCCTCTGCGTCGATTGCCCAAGTTCATACTGCAACATTAAAAGAAAATGGCAAAGATGTTGTTTTAAAAGTGATTCGCCCAGATATTTTGCCTGTCATCAAAGCGGATATTAAGCTGATGTACCGTATCGCCAATTGGGTTCCTCTTCTTCCTGATGGACGACGTTTACGCCCTAAAGAAGTCGTGCGTGAGTACGAAAAAACCTTAATTGATGAGCTAAATCTTCTTCGCGAATCTGCTAACGCTATCCAGTTACGACGCAACTTTGAAAACAGTTCTATGCTGTATATCCCTGAAGTTTATCCTGATTATTGCCGTGAAAACGTGATGGTCATGGAGCGTATCTACGGTATTCCTGTTTCAGACATTGCGGCATTAGAAGCGCAAGGCACGAACATGAAGTTGCTGGCAGAGCGGGGCGTCAAAGTCTTCTTTACCCAGGTATTTCGTGACAGTTTCTTCCACGCAGATATGCACCCGGGCAACATTTTTGTTAGCTACGACCACCCAGAAGATCCTCTCTATATTGGTATCGACTGTGGGATCGTGGGTTCACTTAACAAAGAAGATAAGCGCTATTTAGCTGAAAACTTTATTGCTTTCTTTAATCGTGATTATCGTAAAGTTGCTGAATTGCATGTGGATTCTGGCTGGGTTCCGCCAGATACCAATGTTGAAGATTTTGAGTTTGCTATCCGCACCGTTTGTGAGCCTATCTTTGAAAAGCCATTAGCTGAGATTTCATTTGGGCATGTGTTATTGAATCTGTTCAATACCGCCCGTCGCTTTAATATGGAAGTTCAGCCGCAATTGGTGTTATTGCAGAAAACCTTATTGTACGTTGAAGGTTTGGGTCGTCAGTTATACCCGCAGTTGGATTTATGGAAAACAGCAAAACCATTCTTAGAGGATTGGATCCATAGCCAAGTGGGTATTCCGGCTATCACCAAAGCGTTAAAAGAAAAAGCGCCATATTGGGCGGAGAAAATGCCAGAAATCCCCGATTTGATTTATGGGGCATTAAAGCAGCACCGTTTCTTGCAGTCTAATATTGAACAGCTTACACAAGAGTTAAAGCACCAACGCACTAAACAACGTAAATCACAGTACCTATTAGGAATTGGGGCAACCTTTATTCTTTGTGGTAGCTTATTCTTTATTTCTGACTTAACCCGAATTGCAGCAGCATTTATGGCTGTAGGTGCATTGTCGTGGCTTGTAGGTTGGTGTAAAGGAGAGGATAATTAAGTAGACTTTGTTTTGCGACAAGTTTATAAGGCTGTGATCATTTCCGTATTTAGCGTTGGTTGTATATAATAGAGTTAGTTACAATTGATCCCAAAACTATAGAGGTATTAACAATGGAATCAACTTTTGCAATGGCTGCTTTCGGTAGTCCTTGGCAATTAATTATCATTGCTTTGCTTATCATTTTAATTTTCGGCACCAAGAAATTACGTTCTTTAGGTTCTGATTTGGGCGAATCACTTAAAGGCTTCAAAAAAGCAATGAGTGATGATGAAGCTGCAAAAGCGAAAGCAGAGCAAGAGAAGCAAGACGCTGATTTTGCACCAAAAAATATCACTGAACAACAGGCTCCTGAAAAAAAAGACAGCCCAGTTGAGAGCAAAAATAAAGAGCAGGGATAAACCGTGTTTGACATAGGTTTTAGTGAACTACTGCTAGTTGCGATCATCGGTCTTGTGGTATTAGGCCCACAACGTCTACCAGTGGCAGTGAGAACTGTTGCTGGTTGGATTCGTGCTATGCGCTCTATGGCTGCTAATGTCCAGAATGAGCTATCACAAGAACTGAAATTGCAAGAACTGCAAGAGACTCTTAAAAAAGTTGAAGAGAAAGCGGGTTTGGAAACTCTTTCTCCAGAACTTAAAAAGTCGATGGATGACCTGCGTCATGCTGCTTTGTCTTTACAAAGTGGTTATCAGGCAACAACCAATGATGTCCAATCTGAGTTGAACAAAGCAAAAGAGATCACAGAAAACTACGATGCTGCGGTAAAGGAATCCCATGCTAGTTCTTCGCAAACTCAAGAGTCAGACCCTGATCCTGAGTATGCTGCTAAGATGGCTGCAGTTGTTGAAGAAAAACCTGCTTCAGCAACACCAACAGACTCTAAGCCACTCGATGCTAAAGTAACAAACTCCAATCAAACAGAAAGTGAAAAATAACACATGGCTGTCAATGATGCTCAACCACTTATTAGCCACCTGATTGAACTAAGAAAGCGGCTACTAAACTGTTTGATTACGGTATTAATCGTCTTTGCGGCGCTCGCTTATTTTTCAAATGATATTTATCGCCTTGTTGCTGCGCCTTTGATTGATAAGCTGCCTGTTGGCTCTCAAATGAGTGCGACAGACGTAGCATCGACGTTTTTTACCCCGATTAAACTGACCATGATGGTATCTGTATTTGTTTCGATACCGGTCATTTTGTACCAGGTCTGGGCATTTATCGCGCCTGCGCTGTATAAGCATGAACGTCGATTAATGCTGCCGTTACTGGTATCAAGTAGCTTCCTATTCTATCTAGGAATGGCATTTGCTTACTTTGTGGTATTCCCGTTAGCTTTTGGCTTCTTTGTAAAAACAACGCCAGAAAGCGTTAACTTTATACCGGATATCAGCAAATACCTCAGTTTTGTCATGACATTGTTTATGGCATTCGGGGCTGCGTTTGAAGTGCCAATCGCGATTATTTTACTGTGCTGGACTGGCGTAACGACTCCAGAATCACTCAGACGTAAGCGCCCATACATCTTAGTAGGTGCGTTTATCGTCGGGATGTTCCTGACTCCGCCAGATGTTTTATCGCAAACTCTACTCGCAGTACCGATGTACTTGCTGTTTGAGCTTGGGGTATTACTGTCGAATTTCTATGTTGGCAAAGGTCGACGTAGAGGCGATGACGAAGAAGAAGAGCCAGAAGAATAGTCACGGTGACAACGTTATTGTGAAATAAAAAGCCCACTCAATGGGCTTTTTTTATGCCTGTTTGAAGCAAATATATCGAGAGAAACTTATTCGGACTCTTTTCTAAATTGCGTATTATTAATGACTTTTGCGACAGTGGTATTTAAGATGTTAAGCAAAAGAATTGAACGCGACTCACCATTTGGTTCATTGAAGATGGCCTTAACACCGGCAAAAATGCCTTCAGTAATAACAACACTGTCTCCCTGAGAAGGGAGATCCGGAGATTGAGTATGGCTGATAGGCGTCTGCTGTATGAGGTTAATTATCTCTTCAGGAACTTCAGCCGGTAATGCGCCAAAACGAATAAAGTGGCTGACACCACGTGTAGATTGGATAGTGGTTGTATGAATTTGCTCATGATCGAATTTTACAAACAGGTAATTGGGAAATAGCGCTTCAGTGATAACTGTGCGTTTGCCTCGAACGACTTTTTCCATTTCAGTCATTGGAGTCATGCAAGTCACATCTTGTCGAGTTAAGTGCTCAACCGCTCTATCCAGTTGCCCTCGTTTGCAATACAGCAAATACCATTTTTCCATTTTTTGATCCCATCCAACAAATTTATGCTCATGATAACAAATTAAGGCATAAGAATGTGACTAATGATGAGTAGCACAATATTATTCATCTACACAAGTATCGATTAATTCGATAGTTACGAAATTAGATACATAATAAACACAGCAGTTAATACACTTTTTGTAGGAGACACCATGGATATCTTTTTACTGAGTAATGGCAAACTTTCCGGCAACCCTGTATGGCTAAGTTACGCATTACCAAGAATTAGCGAAATGATTGAACGTAAACAGATTAAGTCTGCAGTATTAGTGCCTTATGCTGTTTTACGAGGTTCTCACGATGAGCGTGCGGAGCAGTTAAGCGATGCTTTAGGTATTAAAGTGACTTCGATTGAACATTTTGAGAGCCCAGTAGAAGCCATCGAACAAGCAGAATGTATTCTTGTGAGTGGCGGTAATACATGGTGGTTAAATAAATGCTTGCATGAGAATGGCTTAATTGTTGCTATCCAACGTGCAGTACGTGAACGCGGTGTACCTTACATTGGTTGGAGCGCAGGTTGCAACGTGGCGACTCCAAGCATTCGTACAACGAATGATATGCCTGTGAGTAATGCAGTTATCATGCCATCCTTGGGTCTGTTCCCAATGCAAATCAACCCACACTATATTGATGCGCATATTTCTGGGCATATGGGTGAAACACGCGATGAGCGCCTACAAGAATTCTGTGTTATTAACCCTCATGAAGTGGTTGTTGCGTTACGTGAAGGTAGCGGATTACAGATCAAAGGTAATGAGTTAAGTTACTTCAGTGGCAAAAATGAAGGCTTCAAGCTGTTTCAGCACAACAAAACATTCCCTGAGCAATTTGATACCGTATCATTAAAGGATTATGTTCCGTTTGATTGCAAGTAAAGTGATATACTTAATCTGAAGATATTGATTATTAAGTATGTTTAACAGCAACTTGTAACCTTGGCTGGGAACCTTATAATGAGGTTCCCCCTGTAATAGTAAAAGAAGATAATGAAATACCGTGACCTTAGAGATTTCATCGCGCAGCTTGAAAAGCAAGGCGAACTAAAACGCATTACGATGGAAGTCGATCCTTACTTGGAAATGACTGAAATCGCAGATCGTACACTAAGAGCAGGGGGGCCAGCCTTACTATTCGAAAATCCTAAAGGCTATAACATGCCCGTTCTGTGTAACTTGTTTGGTACAACCAAGCGCGTTGCTATGGGAATGGGGCAAGAAGATATTAAAGCCTTACATGATGTGGGTAAGTTACTCGCCTTCTTGAAAGAACCAGATCCTCCGAAGGGTTTTCGTGACTTAATGGACAAATTGCCGAAATTCAAGCAAGTGCTGAACATGCCAGCTAAACGCTTGAGCTCAGCGCCTTGTCAGGAAGAGATTTGGGCAGGTGATGATGTTGACCTGACTAAGATCCCTGTTATGCATTGCTGGCCGGAAGATGCTGCGCCGCTGATTACTTGGGGTTTAACGGTCACGAAAGGTCCTCATAAAGAACGCCAAAATTTAGGTATCTATCGCCAGCAAGTCCTTGGTAAAAATAAAGTTATTATGCGTTGGTTATCTCATCGCGGTGGTGCGCTGGATTTCCAAGAGTGGTGTCAGGCACATCCAGGTGAACGATTCCCAGTCGCTGTGGCGCTAGGTGCTGACCCCGCAACGATTTTAGGCGCAGTGACGCCGGTTCCTGATACGCTATCTGAATATGCTTTTGCTGGGTTACTTCGGGGCAATAAAACGGAAGTTGTAAAGTGTATTTCTAATGACTTAGAAGTTCCCGCTGGGGCTGAAATTATCCTTGAAGGGTATATTGAACCTGGCGAAATGGCACCAGAAGGTCCTTATGGCGACCACACGGGTTATTATAATGAGATTGATGATTTCCCGGTATTTACTGTGACTCATGTGACTCAACGTCGCGATGCGATTTATCACTCTACTTATACAGGTCGTCCACCGGATGAACCCGCAGTATTAGGGGAAGCCCTGAACGAAGTTTTAGTACCTATTTTACAAAAGCAGTTCCCTGAAATTGTGGATTTCTATTTGCCACCAGAAGGTTGTTCCTACCGTCTGGCGGTTGTTACCATGAAAAAACAGTATGCAGGACACGCAAAAAGAGTAATGATGGGCGTCTGGTCTTACCTGCGCCAGTTCATGTACACTAAGTTCGTGATTGTTTGTGATGATGATATCAATGCTCGTGATTGGAAAGATGTTATTTGGGCCATCACAACACGTATGGATCCAGCTCGCGATACTGTCATGATGGAAAACACACCGATTGATTATCTCGATTTTGCATCACCGATTTCTGGACTTGGTTCCAAAATGGGAATGGATGCGACCAATAAATGGCCGGGAGAAACCAACCGTGAGTGGGGACGCCCAATTGTCATGACGCAGAGTGTCAAATCCCGCGTAGATGATATCTGGGAACAGTTAAATATTATTGAAAAGTAAGAGGAAAATCATGGCAACTTTGAGCTGTAAAGTCACATCTGTTGAATCTATCACGGATACAGTTTATCGGGTTATTTTGTTGCCAGACGGACCTTTTCATTTTAAAGCGGGTCAATATCTTATGGTCGTTATGGATGAAAGAGACAAACGACCATTCTCTATGGCTTCTACACCTGAAAATAATCAATCTATCGAACTGCATATTGGCGCATCAGAATTTA is part of the Providencia zhijiangensis genome and harbors:
- the ubiE gene encoding bifunctional demethylmenaquinone methyltransferase/2-methoxy-6-polyprenyl-1,4-benzoquinol methylase UbiE; translation: MTEPTKETIDFGFRTVEKEEKAGLVANVFHSVASKYDLMNDLMSFGIHRIWKRFTIEASGVRRNQRVLDLAGGTGDLTAKFSRLVGEKGEVVLADINDSMLKMGREKLRDLGIVGNVNYVQANAEELPFPDNYFDCITISFGLRNVTDKDKALRSMFRVLKPGGRLLVLEFSKPILEPLNKAYDAYSFHILPRIGQVIVNDPESYRYLAESIRMHPNQETLKGMMENAGFEQVSYDNMTGGIVALHKGFKF
- a CDS encoding ubiquinone biosynthesis accessory factor UbiJ; amino-acid sequence: MEAPSAHIENPNTVLYSLMTALMETSLNHMLFKEKVLQPARMRLAGKVMGIELKELNKTLTLIFAENHVDVLSEWQEPADCTIKTSLFTLIKLKDKQQLSQLINNGDIVIEGDMQIVQHWSSLLDLAIWNPAHYLSPYIGDVAAEGISKVLGKGACLASRLVSRQKTYVKDIILEEWKMAPSQLELVHFSDEVEQVSNSMSQLEQRLNQLEEKNDSR
- the ubiB gene encoding ubiquinone biosynthesis regulatory protein kinase UbiB, whose amino-acid sequence is MTPGEIKRLYFIIRVFLSYGLDELIPKIKLTLPLRIGRLGFFWIKNRHKDKDLGERLRLALQELGPVWIKFGQMLSTRRDLFPPAIADQLSLLQDKVASFDGKLARRYIEESLGGPLEQWFDNFDEQALASASIAQVHTATLKENGKDVVLKVIRPDILPVIKADIKLMYRIANWVPLLPDGRRLRPKEVVREYEKTLIDELNLLRESANAIQLRRNFENSSMLYIPEVYPDYCRENVMVMERIYGIPVSDIAALEAQGTNMKLLAERGVKVFFTQVFRDSFFHADMHPGNIFVSYDHPEDPLYIGIDCGIVGSLNKEDKRYLAENFIAFFNRDYRKVAELHVDSGWVPPDTNVEDFEFAIRTVCEPIFEKPLAEISFGHVLLNLFNTARRFNMEVQPQLVLLQKTLLYVEGLGRQLYPQLDLWKTAKPFLEDWIHSQVGIPAITKALKEKAPYWAEKMPEIPDLIYGALKQHRFLQSNIEQLTQELKHQRTKQRKSQYLLGIGATFILCGSLFFISDLTRIAAAFMAVGALSWLVGWCKGEDN
- the tatA gene encoding twin-arginine translocase TatA/TatE family subunit; the encoded protein is MESTFAMAAFGSPWQLIIIALLIILIFGTKKLRSLGSDLGESLKGFKKAMSDDEAAKAKAEQEKQDADFAPKNITEQQAPEKKDSPVESKNKEQG
- the tatB gene encoding Sec-independent protein translocase protein TatB encodes the protein MFDIGFSELLLVAIIGLVVLGPQRLPVAVRTVAGWIRAMRSMAANVQNELSQELKLQELQETLKKVEEKAGLETLSPELKKSMDDLRHAALSLQSGYQATTNDVQSELNKAKEITENYDAAVKESHASSSQTQESDPDPEYAAKMAAVVEEKPASATPTDSKPLDAKVTNSNQTESEK
- the tatC gene encoding Sec-independent protein translocase subunit TatC encodes the protein MAVNDAQPLISHLIELRKRLLNCLITVLIVFAALAYFSNDIYRLVAAPLIDKLPVGSQMSATDVASTFFTPIKLTMMVSVFVSIPVILYQVWAFIAPALYKHERRLMLPLLVSSSFLFYLGMAFAYFVVFPLAFGFFVKTTPESVNFIPDISKYLSFVMTLFMAFGAAFEVPIAIILLCWTGVTTPESLRRKRPYILVGAFIVGMFLTPPDVLSQTLLAVPMYLLFELGVLLSNFYVGKGRRRGDDEEEEPEE
- the rfaH gene encoding transcription/translation regulatory transformer protein RfaH, with amino-acid sequence MEKWYLLYCKRGQLDRAVEHLTRQDVTCMTPMTEMEKVVRGKRTVITEALFPNYLFVKFDHEQIHTTTIQSTRGVSHFIRFGALPAEVPEEIINLIQQTPISHTQSPDLPSQGDSVVITEGIFAGVKAIFNEPNGESRSILLLNILNTTVAKVINNTQFRKESE
- the pepE gene encoding dipeptidase PepE, which produces MDIFLLSNGKLSGNPVWLSYALPRISEMIERKQIKSAVLVPYAVLRGSHDERAEQLSDALGIKVTSIEHFESPVEAIEQAECILVSGGNTWWLNKCLHENGLIVAIQRAVRERGVPYIGWSAGCNVATPSIRTTNDMPVSNAVIMPSLGLFPMQINPHYIDAHISGHMGETRDERLQEFCVINPHEVVVALREGSGLQIKGNELSYFSGKNEGFKLFQHNKTFPEQFDTVSLKDYVPFDCK
- the ubiD gene encoding 4-hydroxy-3-polyprenylbenzoate decarboxylase, which gives rise to MKYRDLRDFIAQLEKQGELKRITMEVDPYLEMTEIADRTLRAGGPALLFENPKGYNMPVLCNLFGTTKRVAMGMGQEDIKALHDVGKLLAFLKEPDPPKGFRDLMDKLPKFKQVLNMPAKRLSSAPCQEEIWAGDDVDLTKIPVMHCWPEDAAPLITWGLTVTKGPHKERQNLGIYRQQVLGKNKVIMRWLSHRGGALDFQEWCQAHPGERFPVAVALGADPATILGAVTPVPDTLSEYAFAGLLRGNKTEVVKCISNDLEVPAGAEIILEGYIEPGEMAPEGPYGDHTGYYNEIDDFPVFTVTHVTQRRDAIYHSTYTGRPPDEPAVLGEALNEVLVPILQKQFPEIVDFYLPPEGCSYRLAVVTMKKQYAGHAKRVMMGVWSYLRQFMYTKFVIVCDDDINARDWKDVIWAITTRMDPARDTVMMENTPIDYLDFASPISGLGSKMGMDATNKWPGETNREWGRPIVMTQSVKSRVDDIWEQLNIIEK